TCAAGAGTTCGGCGCTTTTCACGTCGGGGGTGTTCGTCGCCGGCATTCTCGGCGACACGCTGGGCGGCACGATCAGCGACCGCATCTATAGAAACAGCGGCAGCCTGAAAAAGGCACGGCGCAATGTGATCATTACCGGCATGGCCGGTGCCCTCGTGTTCCTGATGCCTGTTCTTTTCGTCAAGGAACTGACCATCGTAGCGGCGAGCTTGTGCTGTGCGTTCTTCTGCATGGAGCTCGTTATCGCGCCGCTATGGTCGGTGCCGATGGATATCGCGCCTCGCTTTGCAGGCACCGCCAGCAGTTTTATGAACCTTGGCTTCGGGATTGCGGGCGTGCTGTCGCCGCTCACATTCGGGTTCGTCATCGACCAGACCGGGAACTGGACGCTTCCATTTCTGCTCTCCATTACGACGCTGGTCGTCGGAATTGTCTTTACGTTCTGGATGCGCCCTGAACAGCCGCTCACCGTCAACGAAGCGCCGCAACGCGAGCCCGCGTCTTCGACCGCCTAGCGGCGCGGCCGAAGCGGCTGCTGCATGTGCGCGGGCACGATGGCGGCGAACACCGACGTGCCTGATCGAACGAGACACGAATTGTCCCGAAGGTGGACTAGATTGCCGCGAGACGCTTCGCTGCTGCCGGAGCGTCTTCGCGGTCGCAACATGCGGTGCCCTCCAGTCTGAACGCTAACGGAGCTTCGATGATCCCAAACAACTCCCCGCTTGAATCGCTCGCGGCTTTCGCGATTGTCTTCGTTGCCGGTGTGCTGTCTACCGCCGCGCTGGGCAAATACATCGAGAAGGTTCGCCGCGACGCGTCGCGCGGGCGCCCCGCGGCGACGGCCTGAACGCGATAAGATGCCGGGTCACTCCAGCACGAAACGCGCGCGTCCCGCCTCACTAGCGGTAACGCCGACCTCAATCCCCTCGCGTCTCAAGCTGCGCAGCAAGGTCCTCGGATGTACGCCGTAGCGCTGCGCGACATCCGATGTCGAATACGCAGTCAGCAATCCGCGCGCTTCGACGCATTCCCGTTCGCTCATTGCCCGCCGCCGTCCCACCCGTTTGCCGCGTGCTTTCGCCGCGAGCATCCCCGCCTTCGTCCGTTCGCTGATCAAGCCTCGCTCGAACTGCGCAAGCGCCGCCATGATGTGAAAGATCAGTGTGCCGCCCGGCGAGCCCGTATCGATCGATTCGGTCAGCGACGCGAAGCCGACTTTCTTCGCTCCGAGACCCTCCACGAGTTCGATCAGCTTATGCAACGATCGACCAAGACGATCGAGTCGCCAGACGATAAAGGTGTCGCCCGCCGACAGCGCTGTCATTGCGGCAGCAAGCCCGGGCCGCGAAAACTGCGCGCCGGAGATGCCGTGATCGGTGAAGATGCGATCGCAACCCGCGTGCTTTAGCGCGGCGATTTGCAGATCGAGATTCTGGTCGTCCGTAGAGACTCTTGCGTACCCTATTCGCATTCTTGTCGATACCGCCAGGCCTTGAATCGCATCGATTGTGCCTTGTAGTCGAGACAAAACGTGTCCTTAGTTGGCAGGCGCGTTGTGCGTTGAAAATGACGGAAACCGTTTGATGCGGGCTCTCGATTGATCGGACAGCGTTTGTCCCGAGTACGATTCAAGATGGAGGCTCGCTAAACAACCACGCTAGTCAGATGAACAAATCTACGGACAGTCTCCCACGCGAAAACTCGTTCGATCCGAGCGCCGATACCGACAGCACGCAGGCTTTGCAAGTGGCGTTGCGGCCGTGGGGATTCGATGAACGTGAAGTGCGGTCGTGGCTCGACGGTTTGCCGTCGCTCGGTGGCAGGCTGGCCTGGACCGTCGCTCGCGATCGTGTCGCGCAAGACGCCGCGCTTGTCGTGCACGTGGTCAAGCCGTCTCGCCGCGCTGCCGATGCGTTCTGCTGGAACTGCGTCGGCGCGAACCACGCGATGGTTCGCGCATTGGATGGCGCACGCTCCGAGATCGTGCTGTTCGCTGGCGAAGCAATGCAGCTTCCGCATCGTCGCGCGGGCTTCTGGTCAGTCGCGGGCGATTTGCCTGCACATGCGGCTCTTCACGCGCTCGCATACATGATCGGTGCTTCAGCGGGAAAGGATGCTGACGGTCAATGGGGTATGCGGCGCGACCTGCTCTCGATCATTGCGCAACGTCTCGATGCATGAGTGCGCACGCCAACGTGCCACCGTGACCTCACGTGTTGCACGCTTCGTCGCTCGGTCCAAACTTGCTATGCTGTGCCATCTCTTCTCACGAAGCAGGAAGCCCCGTGCGAGTCGGCCGTCCCGTCAAAGCTCTTCCCCAACCGCATTGCGACTACTGCGGCGCGCGTGCGCAACTTGTGCAAGCTGGCGACGCGGACTACCCATACCGCGACGACCACGGCGCCGTGTGGATGTGCACACCGTGCGCGGCCTGGATCGGCGTGCGCCCGCGCAGCAAGCATAACGTGCCTTTGGGCCGGCTTGCCGACGCGCCGTTACGCGAAGCAAAAAGCCGTCTGCACGATATGCTCGAACCGCTCGCGGACGCGAAGGTGCGGCGCGATAAGGTCAGCGTGTTCGAGGCGCGCGCCAAGGCCGTTCGCTGGGTCGCACTGGAACTGGGATTCGATCCGTTGCCGGCGAGTCTTCATGCGTTCACGCTCGATCAGTGCGAGCAGGCGCTGCGTTATGTGCAAGCGTGGAAGGCGCAACGGAACGCCGGCTAGCGGCATTGGAGCGACGCGAGCCGCGTCGTGTCAGCACGGGTATTGGTCCCTGATGTAGTGGTTGTAATAGGTCCCCTTCGACGACGCGTCCATCAAGCCTCGGTAGACGTGCGCGGGAACGCGGCAAAAGTCATAGGCATGTCCCTGTTCGAACAGAATGCGCATGTGCATGCGGCGCGGATCGTAACCGACCGCGCGAATCGCGCTTGATCTGACCGGGACCATCTCCATGCAATTCTCCTGTTCCTCGGTCTCGAGTCCGAACCGAGTGTTCGCCATTGTCATTCGCTTTGAACGCGCGGGCACATGAGGTTTTATTTTATGCCTCGCGGACCGCGTGGACAGCAGCGGTGTTGGTTGAGCGTCGGCGCGCTTGCCTTTGTCGATTGCTGGCCGTTCGGCTAGCTTACGAGCAAGCGATGCTGCCTGTATGGTGGTACCCGTTAAGCCGCACGACGCTCCGCGCGCATCGCGCCGATGGGCGTATGCGCCCATTCCGGTGCGATCGGTCGAAAGGCTTGAACCGCCGAGACTGCGTGAGCCCCCTCCGATAAACTGCTTGACGTATTACGTCTAGCATTATACGATATTCATAATGATCAAGTCGTTCCGATGCAAGGATACCGAGGCTCTTTACAAGGGCGAGTCGCCCAAGCGCTTCCGGGCAATTGAAACCGTGGCTGTGCGCAAGCTCCAGATGCTCGAAGCGGCCCATCAGCTGCGAGACTTGCGCTCGCCGCCCGGCAATCGGCTCGAACCGATGCATTGGGATCGGCCAGATCAGCACAGTATCCGCATCAACGGACAATGGCGCCTCTGTTTCGTCTGGGCGAACGATGGCGTCACTGAGGTCGAAATCGTCGACTATCACTGAAAGGGAATTACGTATGGCCAAGAACGGAATGCGTCCGGTCCATCCGGGCGAAGTCTTGCGGGAAGAATTCCTCGTCCCGCTGGAAATGAGCGTGAACGCGTTGTCGCTGGCGCTGAGCGTGCCGGCTACGCGCATACACGAGATCGCGAACGAGCGGCGCGGCATCACCGCCGACACCGCCTATCGCCTCGCGCGCTATTTCGATACGACGCCCGAGTTCTGGATGAACCTGCAGACAGCGTACGACCTGAAGACGTTGCCGACGCGCGCGGAGATCGATCGCAAGGTTGAGCCGCGCGAAGCATCGAGTGCCTGATACCGGATGAGGTTCGGTCGGGCAAAGTCGACCGACGCGCCGTCACTCTCCGCATCGTCTCCATTTGAGCGTTTCCCACTGTGTCGATCGCTGAACACTGAGCAACCAGTCAAGCGCAGCGCGTCCGCGTGCGGTGATACGAACACTCCGATGCGCGCCCGCGATACAGCAAGAGCACGCGCTACACCGAACCTCGCTCCCGCATCCGCGTTCTATCAATTCCCGTCGCGTCAATTCGGCTAAGACGACGGGATCGACTCGCGCATCCCACTGCCGGCCGCGGGCAAGATTGTAGATGTCGCTAACTGGAGACTCGAATCCTCCCGTTATAAAGGTCTAAAACGATGTTTCCGGCATCCAACGAGCCAGCGCATGATGGTCTAGCCCCTTACCGTCGTCGGTCAGAAGCGGGCTGCCAATTGTGATAACCCCACCTGCTCCCGGTCGATATGGCTGATGCGCGCGATCGCTTTCGATGTGGTCTGTGGTGGGCCTGGCGTAGACCACGCCCCGATGACGGGCATTGTGTGCCGCAGGCTAAGCCAAAGTCCGAGGGCGCCGGCGCCAATCGAAACCGCCCAGATCCAGGTGGACGGCAGGCTATGCGAGAGATGTCCAGCCTGTGCTGCCTGCACGACGCAGGTTGTTTAGAGATATCAATGTGATAAGGCACGGCCGATCAAATGTGATCGCCGCCCCTCGATAATGCCGAATACTTGCTCGCCTCTGGCCCTGATCCGGGCTTATTCCGCGTCTGCGGGCGCAGCAAATCCGGCTAACAATCCGCTCGCCCGTTGGACCTTCGCCGTCACCGCCTCGTCGAGCACGGCATTGCCTTCCGGCACTGCCAGCGTCAAGTAGGCGCGAGCCCTCGTCACGCCGGTATAAACAAGCTCGCGCGTCAAAATCGGGCTAAACCGATCCGGCAGCACGAGCGCCGCGTGCACGAACTCCGACCCTTGAGACTTGTGCACGGTCAACGCGAACACCGTTTCAACGGCTTGCAGTCGACTCGGCAACACCCACTTGATCTCGCCCGACCCATCCGCTGCCGGAAACGCGACACGCAATGCACCGCGTCCGTCGTGGCTGCCCGGATAGGAAAGCGTGATGCCGATATCGCCATTCATGAGCCCGAGCTCGTAGTCGTTGCGCGTAACCAGCACCGGCCGGCCCGGATACCACTCGCCGCGCGCATCGATCAAGCCTTCCTCGTGCAGAAGCCGCGCGATGCGCTTATTGAGCCCATCGACACCCCAGGGCCCGCGCCGCACAGCACACAGCAACTGGAACGCATCGTGAGCCTCGAGCACGTCGGCGGCCCATCTATCCAGCACGGCGGAATCGGCATCGCGAGCGGGCTGGCCCTGATGCATCGTCTTAAGATAATGCCGATAGCCATGTCGAAGCATCGAGGCCGATACCGATGCACCCGCGCTCGCCACGCCGCGGCCACCTACCTCTCCATCGACAACCAGCGCCTTGAACAAGGCATCATGACCCGTCGAGCAAGTCAGCAACGCAAGGTCGGCGCGGTCTTCATCGAGCACACGCTGAACGCCGGCCGCATCGCCGTCGTTCACGCGCAGCGCCAACGCACCGATCCCGCTCGCCGCCGAGAATCGGTGACTTTCCCGCAGCATCGCAATCGCCTGATCCAGCGCGGTGCCGTTCTCATCGATCATCGCGTCGTCGACACGCTCACCGGTCGCCGCCTGCAGCCATTCACGCGTCTGCGGCGTGTAGTGCCCGCGAGCGGCGCGTTCGCACAACTCGCCGAGCACGGCGCCCGCCTCGACGGACGCAAGCTGATCCTTATCGCCGAGCAGAACGAGCCGCGCCGACGGCGGCAACGCATCGAGCACCGCGGCCATCATCTCCAGATCGACCATCGACGCTTCGTCGATCACGAGCACATCGACGGGCAGCGGATTGCTCGCATCGTGTCGAAAACGCCGGCTGTCGGGACGCGTGCCGAGCACACGATGCAATGTGGTCACAACGGTTGGAATCGCTTTGAGCACATCCGTGCCGTTAGCGAGGCTCTCGATCGGCAAACTCTCTACCGCGCCCGCAATCGATTCGTTGAGCCGAGCGGCGGCTTTTCCGGTCGGTGCGGCAAGCTTGATCCTCAGCGGCCGCACGCGTCGCCCGACGGCGCCAGCGCTGGCAGCAACGCCGTCGCGTACACCGCCGCGGCCTTGGTTCAACGCAATCGCTTGCAGCAGAGCCAGCAATTTGACGACTGTCGTCGTCTTCCCGGTTCCGGGGCCGCCGGTAATAATGCTGAACGCGCTACGCGCAGCCACTGCACACGCGAGCTTTTGCCAGTCAGCGCCCTGCATTCCCGTGCCGCGCTTCGAGGGCGCGAACAGCACGTCGAGCGTCGCGTGCACCGCGTCGATATCGAGCGCCGCTGCATGCTCCTGCGACGCGCGCAGTCGTCGCACGATACCCGCGCAAACGTCCTGCTCATACTGCCAATACCGCCGCAGATAAAGACGTGTGCCGACCAGAACCAGCGGCGTATTCCCCGCGCCCGCGCTTACGAGCGCGGCATGATCGAGCGCTTCGAGCCACTGCGCGAGCGTCACACCCTTAAGCAGATCCGTGGGTGCATGCGTCGGAGCATCGATCATGCGATCGATCGCATCGTCGGGCGGCAGCGACAGCACGAAGGTCGGATCGTCGAGCGCGGCCTGCAACTCGAGGCAAGCGTGACCACGCCCAAGCTGATGGCTCGCCAGTGCCGCCGCCAGGATTAGCAACGGCGCGACGCCCGATGACGCTTCGCGCGCAAGAAACCGCGCAAACGCCGCATCGAGCGGACGCAACCAGCCGCGCTCGACCCATTCGTCGAGTACGCCAAGCATCGAGCCAGCGTCGGAGATTGCTGCCGCGGCAGAAACCGCAGCGGCCGCAGCAGTTGGAGAAACCGCAGTGCCGGCAGCCACCGCGTCGTTCTTGTGAAGCGCAGGCGGCATCGGCTGCGCGGGCGGCGTCGGCGGCAAATCCGCAAACAGATCGCCGGTTTGGGAGTCGGTGACACGCCGCTTCGTCATGCAATATCTCCGGCCAGTTCTACCCCATCGACACGCTTCGCAAAGAGCGTATCGAGCTGTTCGATCAACTCGCGCGGCGGCCGATCGACGAACACACCCTGGCTCTCGGCATGGCTGCCGCGCAAAAACAGATACACGGCGCCTCCGACATGCCGGTCATAGTCGTAATCGGGCAGACGCGCCTTCAACAAGCGATGCAGTGCGAACAGATACAACACGTACTGCAGCTCATAACGCGAATGCAGGATCTGCGCGCGCATTTTCGCGATCGTGTACGCCGCGTCGTCGGGTCCGAGCCAGTTCGACTTATAGTCCGCGACATAGAAGCGGCCTTCATGTTCGAAGACAAGGTCGATAAAGCCCTTGAGCATCCCGTTCAGTTCCGCGGGTTCGAGCGCGGGGCGCACGGCGCCATCGAGCGTCATATCGCAGACCAGCCGATCGAGCGCCTGCGCATCGACGTCATGCGTGGCGACCCAAAACTCCATTTCGGGCACATACGTCGCCAATGCGGACAGCGTAACCGGAGTAACAACCGCCTTCGCCGACGACATCGGAATCGAAGGAATCCGCAGCGGCTCTTTCAGCAGCTTCAACAGCCATTCGGTAAGCGGATCTATCCAGCGAGCCCAACCACGCACGTTGCAGCGGCGCGCAACGGTATCCCGCACCGCGTCACGGTTCTCGATGACCTCGGCAAAGCCTTCAGTCGCCGCCCACTCCATCAATTCGTGGATGAACGTGCCGGCATCCGCGCCTCGCGGAAGCCCGTGCAGCGAGGAGTCGACCTGCACGTCCGCATAGCCGCTCGCCCGATCGGCCCGCTGCCACGCCGCGGCATCGGCGAAGTCGCCCGGCGGTTCGGCGCCCGCGAGTTCCTGATACACATCCTGGCCACGCGTATCCGGCGCCGGGTGCTCTTCACCGGTGCCGGTCGCTGTGAGCGGACCTGGCGCGGCCTCATGCGCGAAAGCGCCGCCGATCACGCCATCGACCTTGCGCAAGCTCGAGTAGCTCGCAATCCACCAGTGCTCGCGCACGGCACGCGACAGGGTCCGCGCCGCACCGCGCCCGGTCTGCGAGTCGCGCGACGTGAAAAGTTCGGCGCCCGCAACCGGCGCCTCGGCCACACGGATGTCCGCATGTTCCAGACGCAGTCGCTCGAGCAACTGACCGAGCTCATCCGGTACGATCGCCTTGCCGCCCGAAAGCAGATATCCGAGCGCGCTCGACTCGATTCCGGCGATCGGCGCGACTCCCACCCACGTCGCGTAGCGCGCACGCGTGAGCGCCACGTAAAGCTTGCGCAAATCCTCACCGAGCCGCTCGCGATCGACTTGCGGCAAGACGGACACATCATCGAGCGTCACATGGAGCCGGCCCTCGTCGTCGTGCCACTTGAGCGGCATATCCGTCGCCTTGGCCGGCCGATAATTGCCCGCGAACGGCAAAAACACGAGCGGATATTCGAGCCCCTTCGACTTGTGAATCGTCACGACTTGCACGAGACCCGCATCGCTTTCAAGCCGAATCTGCTTCGCATCGCCACCGGCACCGGCACCGGCCTGATCCGTAAGCTCTTCGTCGACGTAGCGAATCAGCGCATGCTCTCCATCGAGTTGCGTGCTCGCCTGTTGCAACAACTCGGCCAGATGCAGCAGATTTGTCAGCACGCGTTCGCCATTCACGGGCGCGCCCGCCGTTCGCCCGATCAGCCGCTGCGGCACCTGAAAATCGTGCAGCAGTTGACGCAGCATCGGCAGCACGCCTTTCGTGCGCCAACTGTCGCGATACCCGCGGAATTGCATCACGCGCGTTTCCCACGCGATTTCGTCGTGCGTGAGCGCATCGAGTTCGGCGAAATCGAGTCCGAGCGTCGCGGTTGCGAGCGCGGCACGCACGAGACGTCCGTCGTCGGGCTCGGCGCATGCCGCGAGCCAATGACGCAACTCGACGGCCTGCTCGGTTTGAAACACCGAATCGCGGTCGGACAGATATACGCTTCGCACGCCACGTTCCGCAAGCGCCGAACGAATCGCGCGCGCTTCTTCGCCGTTGTTGACGAGCACCGCCATATGCGCCGGTTGCAGCGGCTTGATGGGTGATGTGCCGGCGTCGACAAAGCCTGCTTTTTTCGCCTGCCCCAGGTTCAGCAAACGCACCATCTCCGACGCGCAACTCGCGGCCATGCCGCGCATGTACGCATCTTTCGAAAGCGATACGCCGCTCTCGACCGGTGGCATCCACCACGCCGTCAGCGCCGCGGGCGCTTCATCGTCCGCGATCTGCAACGCGTCGCGGCGACCTGCCGCCTCGGCGGCAACGAACGGCAGCTGATTTTCTCCCGAACCCAGATCGCGAAACAGAAAAGCGCCTGGACCGTCCGGGCGTTCCTCGGCCGCTTCAAAGCAGCGGTTCACTGCGCCCACCATGGCACGCGTCGACCGGAAGTTTCTCTTCAGCGTAAAAAGCCGCCCCGCGCAGGCGCGGCGCGCCTCGAGATACGTGTAGATATCGGCACCGCGAAACGCATAGATCGCCTGCTTCGGATCGCCGATCAGGATGATCGCCGTATCCGCATCGTTGCTTTCGATTCGATAGACGCGATCGAAGATCTCGTACTGCACTGGGTCCGTGTCCTGGAACTCGTCGATCAGCGCGACCGGATACTGCTTGCGGATGATGTCGGCGAGACGCTCGCCGTTCGGCGAGCGCAGTGCAGCGCGAAGACGCGTCAGCAGGTCGTCGAAGCCCATCTGCGAACGCTTCTTTTCTTCGGCGGCAAAACGCTGCGAGACCCAGTGCGCGGCGTGGCACAGCAAGTCGTAGTACGCGGTCGGCTGTGCGGCGAGCGCGTCGCGCAGCGTTTCCATCGCGTCCAATGCGGGGTGAGCGGGCGGATCGTCATCCTTCCAGATTTCCGCGAGTCCCGCGCGCGTGAGGCGTGTCCAAACCGCGGCCTTGTCGTCGAACGCGGGTCGGGCCATCAGCGGATCGGCCGCCCATGCGCGCAGCTTTTCGAGCCACGTCTGACAGTTCGCGCGATTGAGCTTCTGCGCGTTGAACTGCTTTTTGTCGCGCGCTTCATCGAGAATCGTTTGCAGCTCGTCGCACCATGACGTCCAGTTTTCTTTCAGGCGAGCGAGGTGCGCGCGTTGCTTTTCGCGTGCGTCCGTCAGCGTCGATTCGGGAGCTTCAGCGTGCGGCAGCAGATCGGCATGAGCGAGCAATCTGCTTACGACGCGCTGCAAATCGGGCGGGCTCGCGAACCATTGACGCACATCGTGCGCCGACTGCGCATCGAGGGGCGTCAGAAAGGTTCGCCAATAGTCGCGCACGACTTCGGCTTGCAGCGTGCTTTGATCGGTCTCGAGCGTTTGCGAAAACAGGCTGTCGCTATCGAAAGCGTGTTCGCTGAGCATGCGGTTGCACCAGCCGTGGATGGTCGACACGGCTGCTTCGTCCATCCATTCAGCCGCCAGTTGCAGACGGCGTGCGCATCCAGCCCAGTGCTCGGGCGCATATTCGGCGCGCAAGTCATGCAGCAAGTCGTCGCCCGGCGGACGGGCGGTCGCCTCGACCTCATCCGGGTCCGCACGAAAATATCCGGCTGCGTCGACGAGCCGCGCGCGAATCCGCTCGCGAAGCTCCTTCGTCGCCGCATCGGTAAACGTGACGACGAGAATCTCGGGCGGCGTCAGTGCACGAGGAGCGGCTTCATCGCCGCCGCTGTGTCCGAGCACCAGACGCACATACAGCATCGCGATCGTGAATGTCTTACCCGTACCGGCGCTTGCTTCGATCAGACTGCTGCCGCGCAACGGAAAGCGCAGCGGATCGAGTGCGGTAACCGCTGCGGATGATGTGGTTACGTGCGTGTGTGCGCTCATTGCGCGTCTCCATCGCCATTTGCGCTGGCTTTTTGCCTCGTCGACGACGGGATCGCAAGATGCAGCGGCAGCAGCAGTTCGATCGCGAGCCGCTCGAAATCGCCGCTTCCGGCGAGCGCATCGAAGTCCGGATACACGCGCCGCAAATAGGCGTTCATATCGCGCTCGCCCGGTTGCCACGACGTGCCGTCGTAGGCGGCGCGAGCCGCATCGCGTGCCGGCGTTCGATCGGCCGGTGCGTCGGGCGACCATTTTCCGAGCCATGCAAACGCCGCATTGACTGCGAGCGGCAGCGGCCGGCGCATGCCTTCGTCCCACGCGCGCAGCAGTGCGCTCAGATGGGCGCGGGCTTTTTCTTCCGTCAAAGGCGCGAGTTCGACGCTGCCGATCTTGCTGACTACGACCGTCGTCAACGGCCCGACCGCAGCGTGTGCAGCCAGGTGCGCGACCCAATGCGCAATGAGCCTGTCGCGGCGATACTTGTTGTCCTTGATCAGCGTGCTTGCCTCGAGAATCACGCGGCCATGCTTGCCGTCCGCGTTCGCGCGAATATTGCCGGTCCAGTCGTCGATCGAACGTGCGCGCCCATCGATCATCTCTTCGACAAGCAGCTCGTGTTGCTGCTCGTCGAGCATCTGCGGCCAGCGCGCGAGCGCGATCCGGTAGCGCTCGAAGAGATCGGGCAGCGGCTCCATCAATTCGTCGCCGAGCAGTTCGCCGAAGCCGCCGGTCGCCAGGTCGCCGCTGCGATGCATGCGCGCAAGGCGGGCTTGCGCGGCGGGCAGCAAATCGTCGTCGCCGCGCTCGAGCGCGGCGATCTGCGCGCGAATCAGTTCGTTTTGCAGTTGCCAGGAGCGGAGGCCGTCGAGGTCGAACGGTTCGTCGTTTTCGCTTGCCATCACGTCGGTTTCGAACGCGACGCGCAGGCGTTGGCGGAAGAAGGACTTGACGGGATCTCGCAAGAAGTCGGCGAGCTCGCGTATCGATAGCGGTTCGTCGCGCTCGAGCGGCGGCAGCAGCGTGTCCGAAGCCTCGGCAGCATGCTTCGTTGCATCCGCAACGATCGGCATTACCGTCGACGCTGCGCGCCATTCGCCGGCGAACGTGAACAGCTTCGATGTTGCGCGCGGATCGGGATCGGCCGGAAAGTAATCGGCGCTGAAGGGCTGGAGCCGGTGAACGATCGTCAGTTCGTTGCCCAGTGCGTGCGGGTCGCCGCTTTCGTCTCCGGCAAGACGCCAGCCTGCCGATAGATGTTCGAGCAGCTGCCCGACCAGCACCGACGGTGGTCGCGGCGTGTTATCGGTCACGCTGCGCCCGACCCACGACACATGCAGATGCTCGCGCGCCGACAATAGCGCTTCGAGAAACAGATAGCGGTCGTCCTCGCGACGCGACCGGTCGCCGGGCCGGTAGTTTTGCCGCATCAGGTCGAAGTCGAGCGGCGTACGCGTGCGCGGATAGTCGCCGTCGTTCATGCCGAGCAGACAGACGCGGCGAAACGGAATCGCGCGCATCGGCATCAGCGTCGCGAACGTGACGGCGCCGGCGAAGAAGCGCTGCGACAGGCTGCCTTCTTCGAGTTGCGCGAGCCAGTGGTCCGCCACGATCGACAGCGGCAGTTCGCCCGTTAGCGCCGCATCGACGCATGCATCGCGCCATGCTTCGAGCGCGGCGTCGAGACGCCCGAGCGTGTACGCGTCGTCACTGTCGACGGGGGCGAAGAATGCGTTCTTGAGGTCGCGCAACCGCTCGCACCAGGCGTCGACGGTGGCGGGCTCGCGCAAGGTCTTCCATGTGTGTTCCAGCGCATCGATCAGATGCGTCAACGGCCCGAGCAGCGCTGCGTCGAGGCCGCCGATTTCGGCGTACGGCTCGATATCGCGCCATGCGTCTGATTTATCGCCGACCGCATAACCTAGCATCATGCGGCGCAAGCCAAAAGCCCACGTATTCGGCGCGTCGCGGCCGCCGGCCTTCGGCAAGTCGAGACTTGCGCGCTGTTCGCCGTGCAGTCCCCAGCGAATATTCGCGCCGCCGATCCAGTTGTGCAGCTTCGAGAGATCGCCTTCGGCGATGTCGAAGCGCGCGCGCAACGCGGGCACTTCGAGCAGATCGAGCACGTCGCTGACGGTCACGCGCGATTGCGGCAGCGCGAGCAGCGTCTCGAGCGCGCCGAGCAGCGGATCGAAATCGCGTTGCCCACGGTCCGCGACGCTAAACGGAATAAAGCGCGGATCTTCCTTGTCGAGCAGGCCGAATACGGCCTGGATATGCGGCGCGTACGCTTCGATGTCGGGCACCATCACGATCACGTCGCGCGGGCGCAGCGAAGGATCGTCAGCGAACGCGGCGAGCAACTGGTCGTGCAGGATTTCGACCTCGCGCTGCGGGCTATGCGC
The nucleotide sequence above comes from Paraburkholderia sp. SOS3. Encoded proteins:
- the recB gene encoding exodeoxyribonuclease V subunit beta; translated protein: MSAHTHVTTSSAAVTALDPLRFPLRGSSLIEASAGTGKTFTIAMLYVRLVLGHSGGDEAAPRALTPPEILVVTFTDAATKELRERIRARLVDAAGYFRADPDEVEATARPPGDDLLHDLRAEYAPEHWAGCARRLQLAAEWMDEAAVSTIHGWCNRMLSEHAFDSDSLFSQTLETDQSTLQAEVVRDYWRTFLTPLDAQSAHDVRQWFASPPDLQRVVSRLLAHADLLPHAEAPESTLTDAREKQRAHLARLKENWTSWCDELQTILDEARDKKQFNAQKLNRANCQTWLEKLRAWAADPLMARPAFDDKAAVWTRLTRAGLAEIWKDDDPPAHPALDAMETLRDALAAQPTAYYDLLCHAAHWVSQRFAAEEKKRSQMGFDDLLTRLRAALRSPNGERLADIIRKQYPVALIDEFQDTDPVQYEIFDRVYRIESNDADTAIILIGDPKQAIYAFRGADIYTYLEARRACAGRLFTLKRNFRSTRAMVGAVNRCFEAAEERPDGPGAFLFRDLGSGENQLPFVAAEAAGRRDALQIADDEAPAALTAWWMPPVESGVSLSKDAYMRGMAASCASEMVRLLNLGQAKKAGFVDAGTSPIKPLQPAHMAVLVNNGEEARAIRSALAERGVRSVYLSDRDSVFQTEQAVELRHWLAACAEPDDGRLVRAALATATLGLDFAELDALTHDEIAWETRVMQFRGYRDSWRTKGVLPMLRQLLHDFQVPQRLIGRTAGAPVNGERVLTNLLHLAELLQQASTQLDGEHALIRYVDEELTDQAGAGAGGDAKQIRLESDAGLVQVVTIHKSKGLEYPLVFLPFAGNYRPAKATDMPLKWHDDEGRLHVTLDDVSVLPQVDRERLGEDLRKLYVALTRARYATWVGVAPIAGIESSALGYLLSGGKAIVPDELGQLLERLRLEHADIRVAEAPVAGAELFTSRDSQTGRGAARTLSRAVREHWWIASYSSLRKVDGVIGGAFAHEAAPGPLTATGTGEEHPAPDTRGQDVYQELAGAEPPGDFADAAAWQRADRASGYADVQVDSSLHGLPRGADAGTFIHELMEWAATEGFAEVIENRDAVRDTVARRCNVRGWARWIDPLTEWLLKLLKEPLRIPSIPMSSAKAVVTPVTLSALATYVPEMEFWVATHDVDAQALDRLVCDMTLDGAVRPALEPAELNGMLKGFIDLVFEHEGRFYVADYKSNWLGPDDAAYTIAKMRAQILHSRYELQYVLYLFALHRLLKARLPDYDYDRHVGGAVYLFLRGSHAESQGVFVDRPPRELIEQLDTLFAKRVDGVELAGDIA
- the recC gene encoding exodeoxyribonuclease V subunit gamma, with product MSLTPQPLPAGLMLVHGNQPERLRDLMIEWIRQYPLAPLENEVILVQSNGIAQWLKLAFAADSVDGGCGISAALDLSLPARFLWQVYRAVLGADAVPAVSPFDKSRLVWRLTRLLPELLDHPDYAPLKRFMAHDDDQRKRFQLAQRVADLFDQYQVYRADWLARWAAGEDVVIDARDKQAPLPDEHRWQAALWRALLDDVAMNAPAQKGSDASTAGRAAVHEAFIQRAAGLRDDERPKGLPRRVIVFGISSLPRQSLEVLAALARFTQVLMCVHNPCAHYWADIVADQDLLRAERSRQRRRQGAPVIVDEEELHLYAHPLLAAWGKQGRDFIGLLDEFDSDSARDAYSSRFANIGQRIDLFEAESTSTMLQQLQDDIRDLRPIKESRAKWHAVDPRKDHSIRFHIAHSPQREVEILHDQLLAAFADDPSLRPRDVIVMVPDIEAYAPHIQAVFGLLDKEDPRFIPFSVADRGQRDFDPLLGALETLLALPQSRVTVSDVLDLLEVPALRARFDIAEGDLSKLHNWIGGANIRWGLHGEQRASLDLPKAGGRDAPNTWAFGLRRMMLGYAVGDKSDAWRDIEPYAEIGGLDAALLGPLTHLIDALEHTWKTLREPATVDAWCERLRDLKNAFFAPVDSDDAYTLGRLDAALEAWRDACVDAALTGELPLSIVADHWLAQLEEGSLSQRFFAGAVTFATLMPMRAIPFRRVCLLGMNDGDYPRTRTPLDFDLMRQNYRPGDRSRREDDRYLFLEALLSAREHLHVSWVGRSVTDNTPRPPSVLVGQLLEHLSAGWRLAGDESGDPHALGNELTIVHRLQPFSADYFPADPDPRATSKLFTFAGEWRAASTVMPIVADATKHAAEASDTLLPPLERDEPLSIRELADFLRDPVKSFFRQRLRVAFETDVMASENDEPFDLDGLRSWQLQNELIRAQIAALERGDDDLLPAAQARLARMHRSGDLATGGFGELLGDELMEPLPDLFERYRIALARWPQMLDEQQHELLVEEMIDGRARSIDDWTGNIRANADGKHGRVILEASTLIKDNKYRRDRLIAHWVAHLAAHAAVGPLTTVVVSKIGSVELAPLTEEKARAHLSALLRAWDEGMRRPLPLAVNAAFAWLGKWSPDAPADRTPARDAARAAYDGTSWQPGERDMNAYLRRVYPDFDALAGSGDFERLAIELLLPLHLAIPSSTRQKASANGDGDAQ